In Papaver somniferum cultivar HN1 chromosome 1, ASM357369v1, whole genome shotgun sequence, a genomic segment contains:
- the LOC113273432 gene encoding uncharacterized protein LOC113273432, producing MDPWMIQPITFSAKDVPINSQAHGDPLVITLLIEELRVKRILVDSGSSTEVLFYDTFKRIDLSEDILIPSTYRMYGFNGTVTVPKREVTLRVSDEEGYLDMLTTFCVVDVVSPYEEIIGRPWIAGIKGVASTYHQRLRFPTYQGVVEVVGDPQVARQCMQHDIQQNEEKRSRQSQEKNKAKAVKAWEELEKVISQAVTAYEAGEKEIL from the coding sequence ATGGATCCCTGGATGATACAACCCATCACTTTCTCAGCTAAAGATGTCCCGATTAATAGCCAAGCTCATGGAGACCCCCTAGTCATCACCTTACTCATTGAAGAATTGAGAGTCAAAAGGATACTAGTGGACAGTGGAAGCTCGACCGAAGTCCtcttctatgacacgttcaaaagGATTGACCTATCTGAGGACATCTTAATCCCTTCGACCTACCGAATGTATGGTTTCAATGGGACAGTAACTGTACCAAAGAGGGAAGTCACGCTCAGAGTCTCAGATGAAGAGGGATACTTAGATATGCTCACCACCTTCTGTGTTGTAGATGTTGTATCGCCTTATGAGGAAATTATCGGTCGACCCTGGATCGCAGGTATCAAAGGGGTAGCTTCTACATACCATCAAAGATTGAGGTTCCCTACTTATCAGGGAGTTGTTGAAGTAGTGGGCGATCCTCAGGTCGCGAGACAGTGTATGCAACATGATATTCAACAGAACGAAGAAAAGCGATCAAGGCAGAGTCAAGAAAAGAACAAAGCTAAGGCAGTTAAAGCATGGGAAGAACTGGAGAAAGTAATCTCACAAGCGGTCACGGCCTATGAAGCAGGTGAGAAGGAGATCTTATAG